A single window of Rhipicephalus microplus isolate Deutch F79 chromosome 5, USDA_Rmic, whole genome shotgun sequence DNA harbors:
- the LOC142817691 gene encoding uncharacterized protein LOC142817691 — MPSGGPSYGSYCCVSWCFNNGRTHKKPGTSFFRVPRDGRMKAWMQYAGRDDLLSKPASLLYATYRVCSDHFTAQSFMDPGHTRLTRMAVPSVQPAAPCSLSVASSSDCDMAAEAALQGPAVEASESGSHTLRCPDEQGGSSLVAGERISDDFVLPEKTLTSRSAVTKGTCVAGRSQDCSDSIVRGTEQASQDPPEDVSANSSTPECLRENVRSCVPATMSPSMKYKQTIKHLQAKVAAQRKTIKRLQRQPHQTPSSTTKALEVIRPHVTEEVFKLLSAHVRLRPKCKGKRFPVWFKKFALHLNFRGPRAYRFLAPYFSLPSRRSLRRWLANVKMTPGIIPGILSSIATNTQAWNERDRVCALVFDEIALKKNLYYDASRDVVQGFTDDGTHRTSTIADRALVFLLVGVSRKWVQPVAFTIGHTSTPSSVMHNLLVSLILELRSINIAVKAVICDQGSSNVSLANQLKVTVAKPFFEVNGERVYYIFDVPHLIKTTRNNVQAHKLYIGDDIVNWSHIVSLYQSSHELRLRLAPKLTERHVHQKPFSNMKVSRATQVFSASVSIAITAMVYAKVLPASAITTAQFCDRMDRIFDALNSSSKKRTSQKLRHAIMKNDSELIDFLRGQLPWIASWQFVGRRQPQTIVGWQITIQAICQLWDDLSKNYNFEYLLTRRLQQDPLENIFGHIRQKQGCNTNPNVAQFICGLKHICIRKLFKLSEYGNVEDDECDLLQEQLSPFSLTSASLVDNEECAQPQPDDFPALDDLSELATNIHSHIIDDSAAYYVAGFLIKHFLRNACDGCSCPQLLKDDSETLKGTHQYFTMLKAYHVPSKLFGNLTVPSEAAFAYVQQLESRFLAIIEATAHHLKVCDVLYHHLSSVGDFHFCSAGCRAKFLKMFCRVRLCWHVRFVNRNLDRVRFQSSISGMQLDKFKG, encoded by the exons atgccgtccggcggtccaagctacggcagctactgctgtgtatcgtggtgcttcaacaatggcagaacccacaagaagcctgggacgagtttcttccgcgtaccacgggacggcag gatgaaagcatggatgcagtatgctggacgcgatgatctcctgagtaagccggccagcctattgtacgcaacgtacagggtttgtagcgaccattttactgctcaaagtttcatggaccctgggcacacaaggcttacaagaatggctgttcccagtgtgcaaccagctgcaccat gttctctgagcgtcgcttcaagtagtgactgtgacatggctgcagaagctgcactgcaag gacctgcggtagaggcttcagaaagcggctcccacacattgaggtgccccgatgaacagg gtggcagctcccttgtagctggtgaaagaatttctgatgatttcgtcttgccggagaaaaccttaaccagtcgttcagctgtcacaaaaggaacttgtgtggccg gccgctcgcaagattgttccgacagcattgtccgaggcactgaacaagcttcacaagaccctccagaagacgtctccgccaacagctccacgcctgagtgccttagagaaaatg tgcgttcctgtgtgccagcgacaatgtctccatcaatgaagtacaagcaaaccattaaacatctgcaagccaaagtagcagcacagcggaaaactatcaaaagactgcagagacagcctcaccaaacaCCGTCATCGACTacgaaggcccttgaagttatccgaccgcacgtcaccgaggaggtttttaaacttctttctgcacatgttcgcttgaggcccaaatgcaagggcaagcggtttcccgtgtggttcaagaaattcgctcttcacttaaacttccgaggtccgcgagcataccgatttctggctccgtatttttctttgccctcccggcgttcattaaggaggtggctagctaatgtaaagatgactccaggcataattccaggaatcctttcttccattgcaacaaatactcaagcttggaatgaacgggaccgagtgtgcgctttagttttcgacgaaatagcactcaaaaagaatttgtactatgatgcttcaagagacgttgtccagggttttacagatgatggcactcatcgcacttcaaccatcgctgatcgagcactggtttttcttcttgttggtgtttcgagaaagtgggttcaaccggttgcttttactatagggcacacatcaacaccatcatctgttatgcataacttgctggtgtcactcattttggagcttaggagcattaatattgcagtgaaagcagtcatttgtgaccagggcagttcaaatgtaagtctcgctaaccaactaaaagtgactgtagcaaagcctttttttgaagttaatggtgagcgggtatattacatttttgatgttccgcatttaattaaaacaacgcgcaataatgtccaagcacacaagttatacattggggatgacatcgttaactggtcgcacattgtaagcctttaccaatcctcacatgagttgcggttgcgattggctccaaagttgactgaacggcacgttcatcagaaacctttttctaatatgaaggtcagcagagcaactcaggtcttcagtgcatcagtttcgattgctatcacggcaatggtgtatgcgaaggtgctgcctgcctcggccatcactacagctcaattttgtgatcgtatggacaggattttcgatgccttgaacagctcgagtaaaaaaagaacttcgcaaaagctgcggcatgcaatcatgaaaaatgattcagagctgattgacttcctccgaggccagcttccctggattgcatcatggcagtttgttggcagacgtcaaccacaaaccatcgtaggttggcaaattacaattcaggcaatttgtcaactatgggacgacctctccaaaaattacaattttgaatacctgttaacacgcaggcttcaacaggatcctctggagaacatatttggccacattaggcaaaaacagggttgcaacaccaaccccaatgtagcacaatttatttgtggcctgaagcacatctgcataagaaaactcttcaagctgtcagaatacggaaatgtcgaggatgatgaatgtgacctcctccaggaacagctgtcgccattctccctcaccagtgcgtctcttgtggataatgaggagtgtgcacagccacagcctgacgactttcccgctctagacgatctctctgaacttgcgacaaacattcactcccatattatcgatgactccgctgcatattatgtagctggttttctcatcaaacacttccttcggaatgcatgtgacggttgcagttgcccacagttactgaaagacgacagtgagacgcttaagggtacccaccagtatttcacaatgctcaaagcataccacgtccccagcaaactttttgggaatctcactgtgccatcagaagcagcttttgcatatgtacaacaacttgaatctcgctttcttgccataattgaggccactgcacatcacctgaaagtgtgcgatgttttgtatcaccatctgtcaagtgttggcgattttcatttctgctctgctgggtgtcgcgctaagtttctgaaaatgttttgccgggttcgtttatgttggcatgtgcgttttgtgaaccgaaacttagacagggttaggttccagtcttcaatctcgggcatgcagcttgacaagttcaaaggttag